One Halobacterium sp. DL1 DNA window includes the following coding sequences:
- a CDS encoding histidine kinase, which produces MEGAMTAPITVLVVEDHPGDVRLVEEAFAGSVLDVDLHAVTDGQAALEFINRGGEYENAPRPDVTLLDLVMPGPDGEDILHEIKHHPELADVPVIILTGMDEDYVKSQDLDHDADEDGVLQKPFDMDEFLELLEEFEGVELATTRVGD; this is translated from the coding sequence AGTCCTCGTCGTTGAGGACCATCCGGGAGATGTGCGCCTCGTCGAAGAGGCGTTCGCCGGGTCTGTCCTCGACGTCGACCTCCACGCCGTTACTGATGGCCAAGCCGCGTTAGAGTTCATCAATCGTGGTGGTGAGTACGAGAACGCACCCCGGCCAGATGTCACGCTCCTGGATCTCGTGATGCCGGGCCCCGATGGAGAAGATATTCTCCACGAAATCAAACACCATCCCGAACTCGCTGACGTGCCAGTGATCATTCTCACTGGTATGGACGAAGACTACGTCAAATCGCAGGACCTCGACCACGACGCAGACGAGGATGGTGTCCTCCAGAAGCCGTTCGATATGGACGAGTTCCTCGAGCTCCTCGAGGAGTTCGAGGGCGTAGAACTCGCGACCACCCGGGTCGGGGACTGA